From Humisphaera borealis, the proteins below share one genomic window:
- a CDS encoding class I SAM-dependent methyltransferase produces MDIDLLAYNRDAWDRRVAGQNQWTVPVSAGEIAEARSGNWQIVLTPTKPVPRDWFPPLAGARVLGLAAGGGQQGPILAAAGAEVTVFDLSPAQLAQDDLVARRDGLALRTVQGDMADLSCFADGSFDLIVHPCSNCFVPDILPVWREAYRVLRPGGTLLAGFTYPIAFVFDPELEQAGVFQIKYAMPYSDLTLTEQERKRYTDAGDPLAFGHSLGDQLGGQIAAGLAITGFYEDRWNPQTHAIARWMDCFGATRAQKANPR; encoded by the coding sequence ATGGACATCGACCTTCTCGCTTACAACCGCGACGCGTGGGACCGCCGGGTGGCCGGGCAGAACCAGTGGACGGTGCCGGTGTCGGCGGGGGAGATCGCCGAGGCGAGGTCGGGGAACTGGCAGATCGTGCTGACGCCGACCAAGCCGGTGCCGCGCGACTGGTTTCCGCCGCTGGCGGGGGCGCGGGTGCTGGGACTGGCCGCGGGCGGCGGACAGCAGGGACCGATCCTGGCGGCGGCCGGTGCCGAGGTTACCGTGTTCGATCTCTCGCCCGCCCAGCTCGCCCAGGATGACCTCGTCGCCCGGCGCGACGGGCTGGCCCTTCGCACCGTGCAAGGCGACATGGCCGACCTCTCCTGCTTCGCCGACGGCAGCTTCGACCTGATCGTCCACCCCTGTTCCAACTGCTTCGTCCCCGACATCCTGCCCGTCTGGCGGGAGGCCTATCGCGTGCTCCGGCCCGGCGGAACGCTCCTGGCGGGCTTCACGTACCCCATCGCGTTCGTGTTCGACCCGGAGCTGGAACAGGCCGGTGTCTTTCAGATCAAATACGCGATGCCCTATTCCGATCTGACGTTGACCGAGCAGGAACGCAAGCGCTACACCGACGCCGGCGATCCGCTGGCGTTCGGCCATAGCCTGGGGGACCAGCTGGGCGGGCAGATCGCCGCGGGGCTGGCGATCACCGGTTTTTACGAGGACCGCTGGAACCCCCAGACGCACGCGATCGCGCGGTGGATGGATTGCTTCGGCGCGACACGGGCGCAGAAGGCAAACCCCCGCTGA
- a CDS encoding prolyl oligopeptidase family serine peptidase, translated as MPSLPVGFAPVLWTSPVVVTLFVLAFVLAASAARGELPLPTPTAAAPLAPAEESAVPAQQAVPAQPPVAPVRPVVDDYFGVKLSDPYRYFENLSDPEVRAWFKGQGDYAAATLKAIPGRDALLARIRELDEAAPYRVWPVRRWPNGDLHYNKRLANENLDKLYFLPAGEKVGGPTERLLVDPEQFSAADGKHASISFVRPSPDGRHIAFGIAIAGSEQTVLRVRDVATGKDLPETIDRLEHDYLDPYWLPDGSGFVYGRRRARAAGAPETDHYKDTYSSLHILGTDPANDPVIFSRATHPAAGLSEADFPAVALTPGSRYMIGQVRHGDARELTLFVAPITALSAAELARNAVPWTPICVRTDEVEDYAVHGDDVYLKTAKNAPTYNVVRLSLAKPDLASAKVVVEATPAMVVRGIAAAKDGLYVERLDAGVEKVFRLPYGDGAAIEAIQTPAGEPSASAFGTSTDVDGALIATSSWVRGGKMYTYDPAKKSLADAGLKPAGKFDHVEGFESIDVQVPSHDGVKVPLSIVYKMGLKLDGSHPTLVNGYGAYGMTTPPHFDPIRLAWLERGGVLAYASVRGGGALGKPWHQGGQKTTKPNTWKDFIACCEYLVKQGYTSPGKLAGQGGSAGGILIGRSVTERPDLFAAAIANVGCLDAVRMETTANGVPNIQEFGTFTTEEGFKALLAMSAYANVKDGVKYPAVLLTHGLNDPRVEPWQSAKMTARLQAATGSGKPILFRVDAAAGHGIGSTKTQRQEQRADEWAFLLWQMGEKIGG; from the coding sequence ATGCCGTCATTGCCAGTGGGGTTTGCGCCGGTCCTTTGGACGTCGCCGGTCGTGGTGACGTTGTTTGTGCTCGCATTCGTCCTGGCGGCCAGCGCCGCGCGGGGCGAATTGCCGTTGCCCACGCCGACGGCCGCAGCGCCGCTTGCGCCGGCGGAGGAATCGGCCGTGCCGGCGCAGCAAGCCGTCCCCGCGCAGCCGCCGGTCGCCCCGGTTCGGCCGGTGGTGGACGACTACTTCGGCGTCAAGCTCAGCGATCCGTATCGATACTTCGAGAACCTGTCCGATCCGGAAGTCCGCGCCTGGTTCAAGGGGCAGGGAGATTACGCCGCCGCGACGCTGAAGGCGATCCCCGGGCGCGACGCGCTGCTGGCCCGCATTCGCGAGCTCGATGAAGCCGCGCCCTATCGCGTTTGGCCGGTTCGTCGCTGGCCCAACGGCGACCTCCACTACAACAAGCGCCTGGCCAACGAGAACCTCGACAAGCTTTACTTCCTGCCGGCGGGCGAGAAGGTTGGCGGGCCGACCGAACGCCTGCTGGTGGACCCCGAGCAGTTCTCGGCCGCCGACGGCAAGCACGCGTCGATCAGCTTTGTCCGGCCGTCGCCGGACGGAAGGCACATCGCGTTCGGCATTGCGATCGCCGGGTCCGAACAGACAGTACTGCGTGTGCGCGACGTGGCGACGGGCAAAGACCTGCCCGAGACGATCGACCGGCTCGAGCACGATTACCTCGACCCGTATTGGCTCCCCGACGGCAGCGGCTTCGTGTACGGCCGCCGCCGGGCCCGGGCGGCCGGCGCCCCCGAGACCGACCACTACAAGGACACCTATTCCTCCCTGCACATCCTGGGCACCGACCCGGCGAACGATCCTGTGATCTTCTCGCGGGCGACGCATCCGGCGGCCGGGCTTTCCGAGGCGGATTTCCCCGCCGTCGCGCTGACCCCCGGCAGCCGGTACATGATCGGGCAGGTCCGGCACGGCGATGCACGGGAGCTGACGCTGTTCGTCGCGCCGATCACCGCACTGTCGGCCGCCGAGCTGGCCAGGAACGCCGTGCCCTGGACGCCAATCTGCGTTCGCACCGACGAGGTGGAGGACTACGCCGTCCACGGCGACGACGTGTACCTGAAGACGGCAAAGAACGCGCCGACCTACAACGTGGTCCGCCTGTCGCTGGCCAAGCCCGACCTGGCGTCGGCGAAGGTGGTGGTCGAGGCCACTCCCGCGATGGTGGTGCGCGGCATCGCCGCGGCGAAGGACGGCCTGTACGTGGAACGACTCGACGCCGGCGTGGAGAAGGTGTTCCGCCTGCCGTACGGCGATGGGGCGGCGATCGAGGCGATCCAAACGCCTGCCGGCGAGCCGTCGGCATCGGCTTTTGGAACGAGCACCGATGTGGACGGGGCGCTGATCGCGACGTCTTCCTGGGTTCGCGGCGGAAAGATGTACACCTACGACCCGGCGAAGAAATCCCTCGCCGATGCAGGTTTGAAGCCGGCGGGAAAGTTCGACCATGTCGAAGGCTTTGAATCGATCGACGTGCAGGTGCCGAGCCACGACGGCGTGAAGGTGCCATTGTCGATCGTCTACAAAATGGGCCTGAAGCTGGATGGATCGCACCCGACGCTGGTCAACGGCTACGGCGCCTACGGTATGACCACGCCGCCACACTTCGACCCCATCCGGCTGGCGTGGCTGGAGCGCGGCGGTGTGCTGGCGTATGCCAGTGTTCGCGGCGGCGGGGCACTGGGCAAGCCGTGGCATCAGGGCGGACAGAAAACGACCAAGCCCAATACCTGGAAGGATTTCATCGCCTGCTGCGAGTATCTCGTGAAGCAGGGCTACACCAGCCCCGGCAAGCTCGCCGGGCAGGGGGGCAGTGCCGGCGGAATCCTCATCGGTCGGTCCGTCACCGAACGGCCGGACCTGTTCGCGGCGGCGATCGCGAACGTCGGCTGCCTGGACGCGGTGCGGATGGAAACCACCGCCAACGGCGTACCCAACATCCAGGAGTTTGGCACGTTTACCACCGAAGAAGGCTTTAAAGCGCTGCTGGCGATGAGCGCGTACGCCAACGTGAAGGACGGCGTGAAGTACCCCGCGGTGTTGCTGACACACGGCCTGAACGACCCGCGCGTAGAGCCGTGGCAGTCGGCGAAGATGACCGCCCGCCTGCAGGCGGCAACGGGCAGTGGCAAGCCGATCCTGTTCCGCGTCGATGCCGCCGCCGGGCATGGCATCGGTTCGACCAAGACGCAGCGGCAGGAGCAGCGGGCCGATGAATGGGCGTTTCTGTTGTGGCAGATGGGGGAGAAAATCGGAGGGTGA
- a CDS encoding metal ABC transporter substrate-binding protein: protein MKSTLLTLLAVIAFAASPASAKLKIVTTTPDFADLARQIGGDRVEVHSVMKGPENVHNVLASPPEMVKLNQADLFVHSGLDTEPWRDNLLRGARNPRLAAGKPGNVDMSAGIELKDVPTGRGDRAQGDMHAYGNPHFTPHPLNAQRMTATLAKAMIAVDPPNADLYTQNAKKLVNDLADTAKWMKEQMAPFGGLKVVTFHQAWLYFAESAGLNIVGTIEPKPGITPSAAQVAQLIATMKAQGVKLVIVETYNDEKLAARVAEAAGAKLLRLPDHVNGVPEAKSYQELFRYNVGKIVEAAK from the coding sequence ATGAAATCAACACTGCTGACGCTCCTCGCCGTCATCGCATTCGCCGCTTCGCCGGCGAGTGCCAAGCTCAAGATTGTCACTACCACGCCCGACTTTGCCGACCTTGCACGGCAGATCGGCGGCGATCGCGTGGAGGTGCATTCGGTCATGAAAGGGCCGGAGAATGTTCACAATGTCCTCGCGTCGCCGCCGGAGATGGTGAAGCTCAACCAGGCGGATTTGTTCGTCCACAGCGGCCTCGATACCGAGCCCTGGCGCGACAACCTGTTGCGTGGGGCGCGCAATCCGCGGCTGGCCGCGGGCAAGCCGGGCAATGTCGATATGAGCGCCGGCATCGAGCTGAAGGACGTCCCCACCGGCCGCGGAGATCGTGCCCAGGGCGACATGCACGCCTACGGCAATCCGCACTTCACACCGCACCCGCTCAATGCGCAACGCATGACTGCCACGCTCGCCAAGGCGATGATCGCCGTCGATCCGCCGAACGCAGATCTGTATACGCAGAACGCGAAGAAGCTGGTCAATGACCTCGCCGACACGGCCAAGTGGATGAAAGAGCAGATGGCCCCCTTCGGCGGGCTGAAGGTAGTGACTTTTCATCAGGCTTGGCTGTACTTCGCCGAGTCCGCGGGTCTGAACATCGTCGGCACGATCGAGCCCAAGCCGGGGATCACGCCGTCGGCGGCTCAGGTGGCGCAGCTCATCGCGACGATGAAAGCACAGGGAGTGAAGCTGGTAATCGTCGAGACTTACAACGACGAAAAGCTTGCCGCGAGAGTCGCCGAGGCGGCGGGGGCGAAGCTGCTTCGGCTGCCCGATCACGTGAACGGCGTTCCCGAGGCGAAAAGCTATCAGGAGCTGTTCCGGTACAATGTCGGGAAGATTGTCGAGGCGGCGAAGTAG
- a CDS encoding metal ABC transporter ATP-binding protein encodes MPLVQLNNASFGYRRRSVIAGVSCVVEAGRCLGIYGPNGVGKSTLLRGMTGLLAPLTGTVDVAPGMRFGYLPQQRAGESHWPMTSLDAASMAISAQARFGFLRGRQERVLSRMDELGVVELAGRPFFQLSGGQQQRVLLAGAFAADPSVLVLDEPMSGVDAGARELLIEHLQRAKANGLAILIVSHDVADLLALADTALLLEPAADAGKPSRGVSIAADDIVSRLTAGRSGFNRQPAWQGAAS; translated from the coding sequence ATGCCGCTCGTTCAACTCAACAACGCCAGCTTCGGCTACCGCCGACGGTCGGTGATCGCCGGCGTTTCGTGCGTTGTTGAAGCGGGGCGGTGCTTGGGCATCTACGGCCCCAACGGCGTCGGCAAGTCCACGCTGCTCCGTGGGATGACCGGGCTTCTTGCGCCGCTGACAGGCACAGTCGATGTCGCCCCCGGCATGCGGTTCGGCTATCTGCCGCAGCAGCGGGCCGGCGAAAGCCATTGGCCGATGACCTCACTCGACGCCGCGAGCATGGCGATCTCTGCGCAGGCGCGGTTTGGCTTCCTCCGGGGACGGCAGGAACGCGTCCTCAGTCGGATGGACGAACTCGGTGTCGTCGAACTGGCCGGCCGGCCGTTCTTTCAGTTGTCGGGCGGGCAACAGCAGCGGGTGCTACTGGCCGGCGCGTTTGCCGCCGACCCTTCAGTCCTCGTGCTCGACGAACCAATGAGCGGCGTTGACGCGGGCGCCCGGGAACTGCTGATCGAGCACCTCCAGCGTGCCAAGGCGAACGGCCTGGCGATCCTGATCGTCAGCCATGACGTCGCGGACCTGCTTGCGCTGGCGGATACCGCGCTCCTGTTGGAACCAGCGGCAGACGCCGGCAAACCCTCGCGGGGAGTGTCGATCGCCGCCGACGACATCGTCTCCCGTCTGACCGCCGGCCGAAGCGGTTTCAACCGGCAGCCGGCGTGGCAGGGGGCTGCGTCATGA
- a CDS encoding metal ABC transporter permease, translating to MSGSIGDGSLSSYYWPIIQLFAPAIITGLAMAASGASTGVLLLLRREALLALTLPQVVVLGAAFGLRYLAFDDSAEPSPTAQWLIDHTGWPTLPGAVIAVVAALLLTAAARVRRGESAASSRSGIVLLPSLFVGAICAAVLVVAGGGNHLIDVQNRFVGADIAVDVHLAEISTTALLACGLVAALLWRRWLLMAQAPGIARIAGLRPALWDGGFLLLLATIILVGTNALGAVMVLSLLFLPAATVLPWCRRVPTAMIAATILSLLLYAGGFLLSNAEGFNWPLSHTVGGMGLTVFILSYLLSLVLTS from the coding sequence ATGAGTGGCTCCATCGGCGACGGTTCCCTGTCGAGTTATTACTGGCCGATCATCCAGCTCTTCGCCCCGGCGATCATCACCGGGCTGGCGATGGCGGCTTCCGGCGCGAGCACCGGTGTGTTGCTTTTGCTTCGGCGGGAAGCCCTGCTGGCGCTGACCCTGCCGCAGGTCGTCGTACTCGGGGCGGCGTTCGGGCTGCGCTACCTGGCGTTCGACGACTCCGCCGAGCCATCGCCGACGGCACAATGGCTTATCGATCACACGGGCTGGCCGACACTCCCCGGCGCGGTGATTGCCGTTGTGGCGGCGCTGCTGCTGACGGCGGCGGCGCGAGTTCGCCGGGGCGAGTCGGCGGCGTCGTCGCGGTCGGGTATCGTGCTGCTTCCGTCGCTGTTCGTGGGCGCGATCTGCGCCGCCGTGCTGGTGGTCGCCGGTGGCGGCAATCATCTGATCGACGTACAGAATCGCTTCGTCGGGGCGGACATCGCTGTGGACGTACACCTGGCCGAGATCTCAACGACGGCGCTGCTGGCGTGCGGACTGGTTGCGGCCCTGCTCTGGCGACGCTGGCTGCTGATGGCCCAGGCACCGGGCATCGCCCGCATTGCCGGGCTTCGGCCGGCGCTATGGGACGGCGGGTTCCTTCTACTACTGGCGACCATCATCCTCGTCGGCACGAATGCTTTGGGGGCGGTGATGGTACTTTCGCTGCTCTTTCTGCCGGCGGCGACAGTGCTCCCCTGGTGCCGTCGCGTGCCCACCGCGATGATCGCCGCCACGATCCTGTCCCTCCTGCTCTACGCCGGAGGATTCCTGCTCTCAAACGCCGAAGGCTTCAACTGGCCGCTCAGCCATACCGTTGGCGGAATGGGACTGACGGTCTTTATCCTCTCGTACCTCCTGTCGCTTGTTCTGACTTCGTGA
- the ribD gene encoding bifunctional diaminohydroxyphosphoribosylaminopyrimidine deaminase/5-amino-6-(5-phosphoribosylamino)uracil reductase RibD gives MPAATDELFLRRAIRLAMNGRGMVEPNPMVACVLVRDGQVIGEGYHARFGGPHAEPSALADCRERGNSPAGATAYVTLEPCCHTNKKTPPCAPRLIEAGVARVVIGCLDPNPAVNGNGVAMLRAAGIEVTNGVCEGEAKQLIEPFLRSVEHDSYLTLKWAQSADGKVAGPGGKRTQISGPESSRLVHQLRARSDAIVIGIGTALIDDPMLTPRDVPLRRKPLRIVLDPQLRLPLTSKLVSTAKDWPTAVIHDECRTNSRHAEELRERGVAVHCSEHFGRRGQLEAFAALQLIREELGVRDLFMEPGPTLAGSFLAVANRVWVFRSLTSMNDSTAPAAATIPAQLVPSGTIRVGDDELTEYRRPMIDAATDRPYAVSASADLVLASSTPS, from the coding sequence ATGCCTGCCGCGACTGACGAACTCTTTCTCCGCCGTGCCATCCGCCTGGCGATGAACGGGCGGGGAATGGTCGAGCCCAACCCGATGGTCGCCTGCGTGCTCGTCCGTGACGGGCAGGTGATCGGCGAGGGGTACCACGCGAGGTTTGGCGGCCCGCACGCCGAACCGTCGGCACTGGCCGACTGCCGCGAGCGGGGCAACTCGCCCGCCGGCGCGACGGCGTATGTCACCCTCGAACCCTGCTGCCACACGAATAAGAAAACGCCGCCCTGCGCGCCGCGACTTATCGAGGCCGGCGTGGCCCGAGTCGTCATCGGCTGCCTTGATCCCAACCCTGCCGTCAACGGCAACGGCGTGGCCATGCTCCGCGCCGCCGGCATCGAGGTGACCAACGGCGTCTGTGAAGGCGAGGCGAAACAACTGATCGAGCCGTTCCTGCGATCGGTCGAGCACGACAGCTACCTGACATTGAAGTGGGCACAGTCGGCCGACGGCAAAGTGGCCGGCCCCGGCGGGAAGCGAACACAGATCAGCGGGCCAGAGTCGTCACGGCTGGTGCATCAACTCCGGGCCCGATCGGATGCGATTGTCATCGGCATTGGCACGGCGTTGATCGACGACCCGATGCTGACGCCACGCGATGTACCCCTGCGGCGTAAGCCGCTGCGGATCGTGCTCGATCCGCAACTGCGGCTGCCGCTGACATCGAAGCTGGTGTCGACGGCGAAGGATTGGCCGACGGCGGTCATCCATGACGAATGCCGCACAAACTCCCGTCACGCGGAGGAACTTCGTGAGCGAGGCGTAGCAGTTCATTGCAGTGAGCATTTCGGCAGGCGCGGCCAACTCGAAGCCTTCGCGGCATTGCAACTGATTCGCGAGGAACTCGGCGTTCGTGACCTCTTTATGGAGCCCGGCCCCACGTTAGCTGGCAGCTTTCTGGCAGTAGCGAATCGTGTCTGGGTGTTCCGATCGCTGACGAGCATGAACGATTCGACCGCACCGGCCGCGGCGACGATCCCCGCCCAACTGGTACCGTCGGGAACAATCCGTGTCGGCGACGATGAGCTCACCGAGTACCGCCGGCCCATGATCGATGCCGCGACGGATCGACCTTACGCGGTGTCCGCGTCTGCGGACCTGGTGCTGGCGTCTTCGACGCCGAGTTGA
- a CDS encoding CpaF family protein, with product MTRIPPTNPQPGAAQASSSQALTPVARPANAPAGSPVRPAATSTQVPTPVQVAASTGAQTPHTSAIHRAFEASLEFFLGPLLPFLRDAEVTEIMVNGPTDIYVERAGQITRTQAVFPSEADVQAAARNVAQFVGQPISEERPIMDGRLPDGSRVCVVLGTVAARGTQINIRRFPQASGTPQFLIDRGAITPMAMEFLLLAVRAKCNLMVSGGAGCGKTTLINVLSTAFGAAERILVIEDTRELQIQREHVVQMEARPPDAHGRGQITIRDLFAASLRMRPDRIIIGEVRRGEALDMIQAMTSGHRGALATVHASTPYDACHRLETLAMMADVGIPLHALRRQVASAVDLLVQAERLSSGRRLISSISEVSLDEATQQYALNELFRLEGEGNARQLVWTGGRSRTLATVAEAGLGGQMQLTLPMSGR from the coding sequence ATGACCCGAATCCCCCCAACCAATCCTCAGCCCGGCGCGGCCCAGGCGTCGTCGTCGCAGGCACTGACCCCAGTCGCCCGACCCGCCAACGCGCCGGCTGGATCGCCCGTTCGACCCGCCGCGACATCCACGCAGGTGCCGACGCCGGTACAGGTCGCCGCGTCCACCGGGGCACAAACGCCGCATACATCGGCGATTCATCGCGCGTTCGAGGCGAGCCTTGAGTTCTTTCTCGGCCCGCTGTTGCCGTTCCTGCGCGACGCCGAGGTGACCGAGATCATGGTGAACGGCCCGACCGACATCTACGTCGAGCGCGCCGGGCAGATCACGCGGACCCAGGCGGTCTTTCCTTCCGAGGCCGACGTGCAGGCCGCCGCCCGGAATGTCGCCCAGTTTGTCGGTCAGCCGATCTCCGAAGAGCGGCCGATCATGGACGGCCGGCTGCCGGACGGCTCACGTGTATGCGTCGTTCTCGGCACCGTTGCGGCAAGAGGGACACAGATCAATATTCGCCGGTTTCCGCAGGCCAGCGGGACTCCGCAGTTTCTCATCGACCGCGGCGCGATTACGCCGATGGCGATGGAGTTTCTGCTGCTGGCGGTCCGGGCCAAGTGCAACCTGATGGTCAGCGGCGGGGCGGGCTGCGGGAAGACGACGCTGATCAACGTGCTCTCCACCGCGTTCGGGGCGGCCGAGCGGATCCTGGTCATCGAAGACACGCGAGAATTGCAGATTCAGCGAGAACACGTCGTTCAGATGGAAGCCCGCCCGCCCGACGCCCACGGCCGGGGGCAAATTACCATCCGCGACCTGTTCGCGGCGTCGCTGCGCATGCGGCCGGACCGGATCATCATCGGCGAAGTTCGGCGGGGCGAGGCGCTGGACATGATCCAGGCGATGACCAGCGGTCACCGTGGCGCGCTCGCAACTGTTCACGCATCAACGCCTTACGATGCGTGTCATCGGCTCGAAACCCTGGCGATGATGGCCGACGTCGGCATCCCGCTGCACGCGTTGCGGCGGCAGGTGGCGTCGGCGGTGGATTTGCTGGTGCAGGCCGAGCGTCTCAGTTCCGGCAGACGTCTGATATCATCGATCTCCGAGGTGTCGCTCGACGAGGCAACCCAGCAGTATGCCCTCAACGAATTGTTCCGACTGGAAGGCGAGGGCAACGCCCGGCAACTCGTCTGGACCGGCGGGCGGTCCAGAACGCTCGCCACGGTCGCCGAGGCCGGTTTGGGTGGGCAAATGCAGCTAACGTTGCCGATGAGCGGACGGTAA